A single genomic interval of Odontesthes bonariensis isolate fOdoBon6 chromosome 3, fOdoBon6.hap1, whole genome shotgun sequence harbors:
- the slc25a55a gene encoding solute carrier family 25 member 55a isoform X2, whose amino-acid sequence MLAGCGAGMSQVIVTTPMEMLKIQLQDAGRLAAQQQKPVMMSPTKLVATNAVLSRSYNSGPVVSAPRAVSATQIAKELLRTQGIQGLYRGLGATLMRDVPFSVVYFPLFANLNRLGQPSPQESSPFYWAFLSGCAAGSTAAVAVNPCDVVKTRLQSLNKGASEETYSGVMDCVSKIMRKEGPSAFLKGAGCRALVIAPLFGIAQVMYFVGVGEYILDNSPVSLLTV is encoded by the exons ATGCTGGCAGGTTGTGGGGCAGGCATGTCCCAGGTTATCGTCACTACCCCCATGGAAATGCTCAAGATACAGCTCCAGGATGCTGGCAGGCTGG CGGCCCAGCAGCAAAAACCAGTCATGATGTCGCCCACAAAGCTTGTTGCCACCAACGCTGTGCTCAGTCGCTCCTATAACTCTGGCCCTGTGGTGTCTGCACCGAGAGCTGTGTCGGCCACACAGATCGCCAAGGAGCTCCTCCGTACGCAGGGCATCCAGGGCCTCTACAGAGGTCTGGGGGCAACGCTGATGAG GGATGTTCCCTTTTCTGTTGTTTACTTCCCTTTGTTTGCTAACCTGAACCGCCTGGGCCAGCCCAGTCCTCAGGAGTCATCCCCCTTCTACTGGGCCTTCCTCTCAGGCTGTGCTGCAGGGTCTACTGCTGCGGTGGCTGTTAATCCCTGTGATG TGGTGAAGACGAGACTGCAGTCCCTGAACAAAGGGGCCAGTGAGGAAACTTACAGTGGCGTTATGGATTGTGTAAG TAAAATAATGCGGAAGGAAGGGCCGTCCGCCTTCCTTAAAGGTGCAGGCTGCCGGGCTCTGGTCATCGCTCCTCTGTTTGGAATCGCACAGGTCATGTACTTTGTTGGTGTCGGTGAATACATCCTGGACAACTCGCCTGTAAGCCTCCTGACGGTGTGA